The Quercus robur chromosome 7, dhQueRobu3.1, whole genome shotgun sequence genome has a segment encoding these proteins:
- the LOC126693517 gene encoding uncharacterized protein LOC126693517 yields MAPSPQKKKSTAKKADKRLKMDPRLFRSVHHFERYKDNFLNAGIIQERFVDLDDLRQTFIPSCFEGRGWDKLLSDFPLVCEPLIREFYSNAVIKENELNCWVRGKEFILDAHVIDDVLGLEGLDDEEFVNFKDRSVSIETVQQRIGGQREGKCLNTTAFPVDMRVLTIIMMFNLYPIRKLTTINCARAIFLMDLKEKNFIDISSHIFDIIVDETRTTSRPKLIFPSLLMRIFRRKGVQIPQDISHMSTPSAINKLTCKRISVRLPGEEDEGDEGEEVPMETDAEAAGHASTSTPRRSGKRSRASTSADAPPDAFQIILERLDGIRAVQTEHSDRMRAMQDQIDVLAATLDSFTTQHDQ; encoded by the coding sequence atggccccttcaccccagaagaagaaatctactgcgaagaaagctgacaaaagacttaagatggatcctagattgtttaggtcagttcatcattttgagagatacaaggataacttcttgaatgcaggaatcattcaagagagatttgtggatttggatgatttaaggcaaacttttattcccagttgttttgaaggaagaggatgggacaaacttttaagtgattttcctttggtgtgtgaacctctgattagagaattttattcaaatgctgtgataaaggagaatgagttaaattgctgggttcgagggaaagaattcatcttggatgcacatgtcatagatgatgtactagggcttgagggtttggatgatgaggagtttgtcaatttcaaggataggagtgtctctattgaaacagttcaacagagaataggtgggcagagagaagggaagtgtttgaataccactgcctttccagtggacatgagggttctaaccataatcatgatgtttaacctttatcctattaggaagttgaccacaatcaattgtgctagagcaatttttctgatggatctcaaagagaagaacttcatagatataagttcccacatctttgacatcattgtggatgagacaagaacaacatctagaccaaaactgatctttcctagtctcctaatgaggatttttcgaaggaagggtgttcaaattcctcaagacatcagtcacatgtctacaccctctgcaatcaacaaacttacctgcaaaaggatcagtgttaggcttccaggagaagaagatgaaggtgatgaaggagaggaagtcccaatggagactgatgcagaggcagcagggcatgcatccacctcaacaccaaggaggagtggcaagaggtccagagcttcaacttctgcagatgcacctccagatgctttccagatcattctggaaaggcttgatgggatcagggcagtccagactgagcattctgacagaatgagagccatgcaagaccagattgatgtcttggctgctacacttgacagcttcacaactcagcatgaccagtga